Proteins from one Parasteatoda tepidariorum isolate YZ-2023 chromosome 4, CAS_Ptep_4.0, whole genome shotgun sequence genomic window:
- the LOC122268965 gene encoding uncharacterized protein, which translates to MRHSVAARGHDSCKKRNARQMNHQMHCVMYGYMGKNATKREFECGMIVDVRSFGTSIIEIAALKKCSRAAVINVYREWTTKQKTGSQRQGCGRHRQLNARAERRLSRVVKPNRRATVSLIVRNSNEGATANVSDRPFHHTLHSIGYGSRRPV; encoded by the coding sequence ATGCGTCACAGTGTTGCAGCTAGAGGGCATGATAGCTGCAAAAAACGGAATGCAAGGCAAATGAACCATCAAATGCACTGTGTTATGTACGGTTACATGGGAAAAAACGCGACTAAACGTGAGTTTGAATGCGGGATGATTGTAGACGTTCGAAGCTTCGGAACCAGTATCATCGAAATCGCTGCTCTTAAAAAATGTTCGAGAGCAGCAGTTATTAATGTGTACAGAGAGTGGACTACCAAGCAGAAAACCGGGTCTCAACGTCAAGGTTGTGGTCGTCACAGGCAACTGAATGCTCGAGCTGAAAGGAGACTTTCCAGAGTTGTCAAGCCCAACAGAAGAGCAACAGTAAGTCTAATAGTGAGGAATTCCAATGAAGGTGCAACTGCGAACGTCTCTGACCGACCTTTTCACCACACATTACACAGTATTGGGTATGGTAGCCGACGACCTGTTTGA